One stretch of Zingiber officinale cultivar Zhangliang chromosome 6B, Zo_v1.1, whole genome shotgun sequence DNA includes these proteins:
- the LOC121989625 gene encoding UDP-glycosyltransferase 88B1-like — MAQARVVLLPIPAVGHIMSMLEMAKLLHRYHFSVTVLMVPVPTTFPVGDYIATIAASGLDIDFRNIQPVDPPKDADGPEHFISAYMEKQNHHIKSALHDLLRSGDSPLAALIVDLFATGAIDVAAELGVPCYVYFASNAAFLALMLYLPTLDEKFPVEFEEMQEEVRVPGVCPIPPISMPSPFMRKKSGRYTCFVHHGRRYSELKGIVVNTFTDLEPATLRALDEGLCAPGRRTPPMYPVGPLIAREEGEKSRQQECVAWLDGQPARSVVFLCFGSKGCFNAAQVGEIAAGLERSGCRFLWALRVASEEVLGMRKPVDAKLEEVLPEGFLERTKARGMVWPSWAPQAEILAHRSVGGFVTHCGWNSCLESLQCGVPLLGWPLYAEQHSNAVVMEEEMGVALQLKVERANDNFVKAEELERGVRTLMGKSDEGRRVRAKAEEMMAAAKKAWEQGGPSWVNMEALVNELLAK, encoded by the coding sequence ATGGCTCAAGCTAGAGTGGTGCTCCTCCCGATCCCTGCcgtcggccacatcatgtccaTGCTCGAGATGGCCAAACTCCTCCACCGCTACCACTTCTCCGTCACCGTTCTCATGGTGCCTGTCCCTACCACCTTTCCCGTTGGCGACTATATCGCCACCATCGCCGCCTCCGGCCTTGACATCGACTTCCGGAATATCCAGCCCGTCGATCCGCCCAAGGACGCCGACGGACCGGAGCATTTCATCTCCGCCTACATGGAGAAGCAAAACCACCATATCAAATCCGCCCTCCATGACCTCTTGCGCTCTGGCGACTCCCCTTTGGCCGCTTTAATCGTCGACTTATTTGCCACCGGAGCGATCGACGTCGCGGCCGAACTCGGTGTTCCTTGCTATGTCTACTTCGCCTCCAACGCCGCCTTCCTCGCTCTTATGCTCTATCTCCCAACCCTCGATGAGAAGTTCCCCGTGGAGTTCGAGGAGATGCAAGAAGAGGTGAGGGTACCGGGCGTGTGCCCCATCCCGCCGATCTCGATGCCGTCGCCCTTCATGAGGAAGAAGAGCGGGAGGTACACTTGCTTCGTCCACCATGGCCGGCGCTACTCCGAGCTTAAAGGCATCGTGGTCAACACATTCACGGATCTTGAGCCGGCGACGCTGCGGGCGCTGGATGAGGGTCTCTGTGCGCCCGGCCGTCGGACCCCGCCGATGTATCCAGTCGGCCCGCTGATAGCGCGCGAGGAGGGCGAGAAAAGTCGGCAGCAAGAGTGCGTCGCGTGGCTCGACGGGCAGCCGGCACGCTCGGTGGTGTTCCTCTGCTTCGGTAGCAAAGGCTGCTTCAACGCGGCGCAGGTGGGGGAGATAGCAGCGGGGCTGGAGCGTAGCGGGTGCCGGTTCTTATGGGCGCTGCGGGTGGCGTCGGAAGAGGTGCTCGGGATGCGGAAGCCGGTTGATGCGAAGCTGGAGGAGGTGCTGCCGGAGGGATTTCTGGAGCGGACGAAGGCGAGGGGGATGGTATGGCCGTCGTGGGCGCCGCAAGCGGAGATACTAGCTCACCGGTCGGTGGGGGGATTCGTGACGCACTGCGGGTGGAACTCGTGCCTGGAGAGCCTGCAGTGCGGGGTCCCCTTGCTGGGGTGGCCGCTGTATGCGGAGCAGCATTCGAACGCGGTGGTGATGGAGGAGGAGATGGGGGTGGCGCTGCAGCTGAAGGTGGAGAGGGCGAATGACAACTTTGTGAAGGCGGAGGAGTTGGAGAGGGGAGTGAGGACGTTAATGGGGAAGAGCGATGAAGGAAGGAGAGTGAGGGCGAAGGCGGAGGAGATGATGGCGGCGGCTAAGAAGGCATGGGAACAAGGTGGACCTTCCTGGGTAAACATGGAAGCCCTAGTCAACGAACTGCTCGCCAAATGA